The following proteins are encoded in a genomic region of Glycine soja cultivar W05 chromosome 17, ASM419377v2, whole genome shotgun sequence:
- the LOC114393980 gene encoding zinc finger CCHC domain-containing protein 10-like: MSSKKEEKSQAAAERIKAAALSAAKGLSRAQAERAATAAARNVNAYGQKEEGPSRWQEKREAKRQMYLMSTEKAVKLGERKDLKPAMSAAGGLAQCQKCFQSGHWTYECKNERVYISRPSRTQQLKNPKLRVNVSVTYDLDDNIPDAKEEKAKTSSKKTKRKHRKDSDSASDSEDSVFETDSGSGSSSVTGSDYSSESSSGYSSSSDSEEERRRRRKKKQKRGRRKRYTSSESSDSDSASDSDSDDKSSRRKKRNNRRR, from the coding sequence ATGTCTAGtaagaaggaagagaaatctCAGGCTGCGGCTGAAAGAATCAAGGCTGCAGCCCTGAGTGCTGCGAAAGGCCTTAGTCGTGCCCAGGCTGAAAGGGCTGCGACTGCAGCTGCCCGAAACGTCAATGCTTATGGGCAGAAGGAAGAAGGGCCCAGCAGATGGCAGGAGAAAAGGGAAGCAAAGAGGCAGATGTATTTGATGAGTACCGAAAAAGCTGTTAAATTGGGGGAAAGAAAAGACCTCAAGCCTGCAATGTCGGCAGCCGGTGGATTGGCTCAGTGCCAAAAGTGTTTCCAAAGTGGCCACTGGACATACGAATGCAAGAATGAACGGGTTTACATTTCAAGGCCATCCCGGACCCAGCAACTTAAAAACCCTAAATTGAGGGTGAATGTGTCTGTGACTTATGATTTGGATGATAATATTCCTGATGCTAaggaggaaaaggcaaaaacaagttccaaaaaaaccaaaaggaagcatcggaaggactctgattctgctagtgATAGTGAGGATTCTGTTTTCGAGACTGATAGTGGCAGTGGGTCATCATCTGTTACGGGATCAGATTATTCTTCAGAAAGTAGTTCAGGTTACAGTTCATCTTCTGATTCAGAGGAGGAACGGAGAcggaggagaaagaagaagcagAAGAGAGGGAGACGCAAGAGGTACACTTCATCAGAATCATCTGATTCAGATTCTGCTTCAGACTCTGATTCCGATGATAAAAGCAGCCGGAGAAAGAAGAGGAATAATCGAAGACGTTGA
- the LOC114392809 gene encoding uncharacterized protein LOC114392809 — protein sequence MADLQQKLDALKGLVGVLNSMDEGETHNNATSPNNPHNPTPMPGRNHSIGKYNNSGTQKIKGLSNQTGFTEGNANGAINFGSLHA from the coding sequence ATGGCAGATCTTCAACAAAAACTGGATGCTCTGAAGGGTCTTGTTGGTGTGCTAAATAGCATGGATGAGGGTGAAACTCACAACAATGCAACTTCACCCAATAACCCCCATAATCCTACTCCTATGCCTGGAAGGAATCACTCAATTGGAAAATACAACAACAGTGGCACTCAGAAGATCAAAGGTCTGAGTAACCAAACGGGCTTCACCGAAGGCAATGCTAACGGAGCCATCAACTTTGGCAGTTTACATGCCTAA
- the LOC114392388 gene encoding serine/threonine-protein phosphatase 4 regulatory subunit 3-like — protein sequence MGAPEKSQPNTNSMQRVKVYRLNDDGKWDDQGTGHVSVDYLERSEELGLFVYDEEDNENILLHRISSDDIYRKQEDTIISWRDPEYATELALSFQEPSGCSYIWDNICNVQRNMHFNTLNSEPFHSVSSEPRELPAVELSTLPLILKTVVDSGFADQLRLTELILSDQAFFRKLMEVFRMCEDLENIDGLHMIFKIVKGIVLLNSSAIFERIFSDDFIVDIIGALEYDPEVPFVQHHRKFLKEHVVFKEAIPIKDPVVLSKIHQTYRVGFLKDVVLARVLDEGIGANLNSIIHSNNAYVVSLLKDDSTFIQELFARLKSPTTSQESKKNLVYFLHEFCSLSKSLQMVQQLRLFRDLMNEGIFDVVTNVLQSQDKKLVLTGTDILILFLNQDPNLLRSYFVRQEGFALLGLLVKGMLTDFGENMHCQFLEILRNLLDSCTLSGPQRDTIIDIFFERHLGQLIEVITASCPSENTADASGKSIGPGRRIQCQIGTKPEILSNICELLCFCVLHHPYRIKCNFLLNNVIEKILLLIRRAERYLVVGAVRFIRTILSRHDEHLINYFVRNNVLKPIIDAFVSNGNRYNLLHSAVLELFEFIQKENLKLLLKYIVDSFWDQLMKFEYLASIHSLKVKYDQCLDNGGTKDATAVEDIRRRNDERALEREEERYFNEDSDEEDSASASVPRNQKGHQQPNLSNGVAASYSQLSPRSLVDYEDDEDDEDYKPPPREQPETSEEDDGIMESLRLKRKLPSKDKEPELEKKQKLSKNSKSKDSVFAALCSTLSQAVLPSKKTSIDIHTCARTDGRMSSSEDNQGDVQNISRSSSSNNSNIAAEDNHVEKEGEASRSFSDCLHAKSDNIQLGGEERPLVAPKSSPEMAVNGS from the exons CGATCAGAAGAGCTGGGCTTATTTGTTTATGATGAAGAGGATAATGAGAACATACTTCTGCATCGCATCAGTTCTGATGATATTTATAGGAAACAAGAAG ATACAATCATCTCATGGAGAGATCCAGAATATGCTACTGAACTGGCACTTAGCTTTCAAGAGCCTAGCGGCTGCTCTTACATATG GGACAATATTTGCAATGTCCAGAGGAATATGcattttaatacattaaata GTGAGCCATTTCACAGTGTCAGCAGTGAGCCAAGGGAGTTGCCTGCTGTTGAGCTATCAACACTTCCTTTGATTCTAAAG ACTGTGGTTGACAGTGGCTTTGCAGATCAGTTGCGGCTTACAGAACTAATATTAAGTGAT CAAGCGTTTTTTCGGAAGCTGATGGAAGTATTCAGAATGTGTGAAGACTTGGAAAATATTGATGGccttcacatgattttcaaaataGTCAAAGGGATTG TTTTGCTAAATAGTTCAGCGATTTTTGAGAGAATTTTTAGTGATGACTTTATAGTGGACATTATTGGTGCCCTCGAAT ATGATCCAGAGGTTCCTTTTGTTCAACATCATCGTAAATTCTTAAAGGAGCATGTTGTTTTTAAGGAG GCCATACCTATAAAAGATCCCGTTGTGTTGTCAAAGATACATCAGACATATAGAGTTGGTTTTTTGAAG GATGTTGTTCTGGCGAGAGTCTTGGATGAGGGTATTGGTGCAAATCTTAACTCGATAATACATTCTAACAATGCCTAT GTTGTCTCTTTGTTGAAGGATGACAGTACATTTATCCAGGAGTTGTTTGCTAGGCTAAAATCGCCAACCAcctctcaagaatcaaagaagaaCTTG GTTTATTTCTTACACGAGTTTTGTAGTTTGAGCAAGAGCCTGCAGATGGTCCAGCAGCTTCGGCTTTTTAG GGATCTAATGAACGAAGGCATCTTTGATGTTGTCACCAATGTTTTGCAAAGTCAAGACAAGAAGCTTGTGTTAACTGG AACAGATATcctcattcttttcttgaatcaaGACCCTAATCTTCTGCGATCCTATTTTGTTCGACAGGAAGGATTTGCTCTTCTTGGACTTTTG GTTAAAGGAATGTTAACAGATTTTGGAGAGAACATGCACTGCCAGTTTCTTGAAATTCTTCGCAATTTATTGGACTCATGCACATTGTCTGGACCACAG AGGGACACTATTATTGACATATTCTTTGAGAGGCATTTGGGGCAATTGATTGAGGTTATAACAGCATCTTGTCCTTCAGAAAATACTGCTGATGCAAGTGGCAAATCAATAGGTCCTGGACGAAGAATTCAGTGTCAGATTGGAACAAAGCCGGAGATACTATCAAACATATGTGAATTACTATGCTTTTGTGTCCTACATCATCCATACAGAATAAA GTGCAACTTTCTTCTTAATAATGTGATTGAGAAAATATTGCTATTGATACGGAGAGCAGAAAGATACTTAGTTGTTGGTGCTGTCCGGTTCATTCGAACTATTCTCTCTCGCCAT GATGAACAtctgataaattattttgttaggaATAATGTTCTGAAGCCAATTATTGATGCATTTGTTTCTAATGGCAATCGCTACAATCTGCTCCATTCTGCTGTTCTGGAACTTTTTGAGTTTATTCAGAAG GAGAATCTGAAATTATTGCTGAAATACATAGTCGATTCTTTTTGGGACCAGCTGATGAAATTTGAGTATTTGGCTTCAATTCACTCACTGAAAGTTAAATATGATCAG TGTTTGGATAATGGTGGGACAAAAGATGCCACTGCTGTAGAGGACATTCGAAGGCGAAATGATGAGCGTGCTctggagagagaagaagaacgGTACTTTAATGAGGACAG TGATGAGGAGGATAGTGCTTCTGCATCTGTTCCACGCAATCAGAAAGGACACCAGCAACCTAATCTATCCAATGGAGTTGCTGCAAGCTATTCACAGTTAAG TCCAAGGTCACTGGTTGACTATGAGGAtgatgaggatgatgaagaTTATAAGCCACCCCCAAGGGAGCAGCCAGAAACTTCTGAGGAAGATGATGGGATAATGGAGTCTCTCAGGCTGAAGAGGAAATTACCTTCCAAAGATAAGGAGCCTGAACTTGAGAAGAAACAGAAGTTATCAAAGAATTCTAAATCTAAAGATAGTGTTTTTGCTGCCTTGTGTTCAACATTGAGCCAAGCTGTGCTACCTAGTAAGAAAACATCAATCGACATTCATACATGTGCTCGAACAGATGGGAGGATGAGCTCAAGCGAAGATAATCAGGGGGATGTACAAAATATTTCTAGAAGCAGCAGTTCCAATAATAGCAACATTGCAGCAGAAGACAATCACGTAGAGAAAGAAGGTGAAGCCTCTAGAAGCTTTTCTGATTGCTTGCATGCAAAATCAGATAACATACAATTGGGTGGAGAAGAACGTCCATTGGTTGCCCCAAAATCCTCACCAGAGATGGCTGTAAATGGATCCTAA
- the LOC114392369 gene encoding probable bifunctional TENA-E protein, whose product MEEKAKAEQKKIGMTETWLKKHRLLYNGATRHPLIISIRDGTINTASFKTWLAQDYLFVRAFVPFVASVLIKAWKESDCSGDMEVILGGMASLEDEISWFKTEANKWGISLSDVVPQQANKNYCGLLESLMSPDAEYTVAITAFWAIETVYQESFAHCIEEGSKTPPELKETCVRWGNEAFGKYCQSLQNIANRCLQKASDEELKKAEVMLLSVLEHEVEFWNMSRGNV is encoded by the exons ATGGAGGAAAAGGCAAAAGCTGAGCAGAAGAAGATAGGTATGACCGAGACTTGGTTGAAGAAGCACCGTCTTCTTTACAATGGAGCCACTAGACACCCTCTTATTATTAGCATTCGCGATGGCACCATCAACACTGCTTCCTTCAAAACATGGCTC GCACAGGATTACTTGTTCGTTCGGGCGTTTGTCCCATTTGTGGCTAGTGTGCTGATAAAAGCGTGGAAGGAATCAGATTGCAGTGGTGACATGGAAGTCATATTGGGGGGCATGGCTTCTCTGGAGGATGAGATTTCATGGTTCAAGACAGAAGCCAACAAGTGGGGTATTTCACTTTCTGACGTTGTTCCTCAGCAGGCTAACAAAAACTATTGTGG GTTGCTGGAAAGTTTAATGAGTCCAGACGCGGAATATACTGTGGCTATTACAGCATTTTGGGCTATTGAAACGGTGTATCAAGAGAGCTTTGCCCACTGCATTGAAGAAGGCTCCAAAACCCCACCAGAACTGAAGGAGACTTGTGTAAGATGGGGCAATGAGGCCTTTGGTAAGTATTGCCAATCTCTGCAGAACATTGCCAATAGATGCTTGCAAAAGGCTTCTGATGAAGAACTCAAAAAGGCTGAAGTTATGTTGCTAAGTGTCCTTGAGCATGAAGTTGAATTCTGGAACATGAGCCGTGGAAATGTCTGA